The following coding sequences are from one Zalophus californianus isolate mZalCal1 chromosome 5, mZalCal1.pri.v2, whole genome shotgun sequence window:
- the LOC113929970 gene encoding nuclear transport factor 2, protein MGDKPIWEQIGSSFIQHYYQLFDNDRTQLGAIYIDASCLTWEGQQFQGKAAIVEKLSSLPFQKIQHSITAQDHQPTPDSCIISMVVGQLKADEDPIMGFHQMFLLKNINDAWVCTNDMFRLALHNFG, encoded by the coding sequence ATGGGAGACAAGCCAATTTGGGAGCAGATTGGATCCAGCTTCATTCAACATTACTACCAGTTATTTGATAACGACAGAACCCAACTAGGCGCAATTTATATTGACGCATCATGCCTTACGTGGGAAGGACAGCAGTTCCAGGGGAAAGCTGCCATTGTGGAGAAGTTGTCTAGCCTTCCGTTCCAGAAAATCCAGCACAGCATCACGGCACAGGACCATCAGCCCACGCCAGATAGCTGCATCATCAGCATGGTTGTGGGCCAGCTCAAGGCTGATGAAGACCCCATCATGGGGTTCCACCAGATGTTCCTATTAAAGAACATCAACGATGCTTGGGTTTGCACCAATGACATGTTCAGGCTTGCCCTGCACAACTTTGGCTGA